One window of Centropristis striata isolate RG_2023a ecotype Rhode Island chromosome 21, C.striata_1.0, whole genome shotgun sequence genomic DNA carries:
- the LOC131959955 gene encoding IgGFc-binding protein-like — MSFHFCHNHVDPATYFRSCVFDVCVAGIDSLCGAIQTYVSACQSANVRIYPWRQNTTCRLDCPANSHYELCGTDCGHTCASSTDATCEQVCSEGCFCDEGFFRSGTRCVPVESCGCQYDGFYYNAGQSFWTEGCTQRCECHAPSDLRCSAASCSSTQQCTIRNGQLGCFDDLSTCTVWGDPHYITFDHKSYDFQGTCRYVLATLCNETDGLHNFSVEAKNEPWRGSTVSITAEVFVNVWGYEVHMSRESQGVVKVNGVTRDLPVLLNGSHVSIYGSGSHTYLSADFGLSVKYDGWYTVYVSVPSSYRGKTCGLCGNFNGNPNDEFHDPTGRMVSTPDEFGRAWKVEGDYTCSDGCGSSCPECTNELPARAHCEVIQAADGPLSFCHNHVDPATYFRSCVFDVCVAGIDSLCGAIQTYVSACQSANVRIYPWRQNTTCRLDCPANSHYELCGTDCGHTCASSTDATCEQVCSEGCFCDEGFFRSGTRCVPVESCGCQYDGFYYNAGQSFWTEGCTQRCECHAPSDLRCSAASCSSTQQCTIRNGQLGCFDDLSTCTVWGDPHYITFDHKSYDFQGTCRYVLATLCNETDGLHNFSVEAKNEPWRGSTVSITAEVFVNVWGYEVHMSRESQGVVKVNGVTRDLPVLLNGSHVSIYGSGSHTYLSADFGLSVKYDGWYTVYVSVPSSYRGKTCGLCGNFNGNPNDEFHDPTGRMVSTPDEFGRAWKVEGDYTCSDGCGSSCPECTNELPARAHCEVIQAADGPLSFCHNHVDPATYFRSCVFDVCVAGIDSLCGAIQTYVSACQSANVRIYPWRQNTTCRLDCPANSHYELCGTDCGHTCASSTDATCEQVCSEGCFCDEGFFRSGTRCVPVESCGCQYDGFYYTAGQSFWTEGCTQRCECYSPSDLRCSAASCSPTQQCTIRNGQLGCFDDLSTCTVWGDPHYITFDGALAHFQGTCSYIITESVSHSDSDTQFQVVATNNHRGNNRVSFVSAVDIYLSNQAESVTVRIGPNKKVKVNGNAASLPTTVGTLAEVVREGSYIVVDAIDLIVQFDGQSTLLVRLGQHCQHRVTGMCGNFNNNPADDKVLPNGTMARNDNQFGHSWKSNTSQPGCGSTDDEPVDGPNDCPFREEYSELCSVITNSNGPFSDCHLHSNPQPFFTSCVYDLCLSTPANNMLCTTVSAYERTCSILGLNISEWRSTLQCVDQFVCRTEGIADIVILVDGSGSIGRLNFRLVRMFLENLVNAFDVGINTTRIGLVQYSGDPRIEWHLNAFSTKDAVIDAIKNLPYKGGGTLTGLALSYVMENSFKPEAGSRMGVPKIGIIITDGQSGDDVIPPSESLRNAGVELFAVGVNNANEDELHSIASDPDINHVYNVADFNAISSIVEGLTKTVCEQVELQDKDIKEKCKELDCTEYERCGEQDGVYGCFCDEHYSRPNNESYDSSITCANSSGTLSLSRCQLFEAGFHPSALHLRDDSCNGTIQDGRLVFHFNNDDQLCGTVLRSNGTHFLYENTIQGDQGLDLKLVFCCIYPLTQALSMDLGINPIESIAKKKLPSGLGHYQMRIIPFQDAGFLFPLSSSSNIEIEIDQRLYVEVRTEGVDERQISTIVDSCWATPVNNASYPVRRDLIVGQCPSPSDGTVEIIQNGNSTVARFSFEIFIFTKFPSIYLHCQAHLCLLKYNNCAARCDPFHNRVQRDVSYHDSVMLTLGPLVAMPGKYTTK, encoded by the exons ATGAGCTTCCA CTTCTGCCACAACCACGTGGACCCAGCAACATATTTCAGGAGCTGTGTTTTCGATGTTTGTGTAGCCGGTATTGATTCCCTGTGCGGAGCCATTCAAACATATGTCAGTGCCTGTCAATCTGCTAATGTTCGAATCTACCCTTGGAGACAAAACACTACCTGCA GACTTGACTGTCCAGCCAACAGTCATTATGAGTTGTGTGGTACAGACTGTGGCCACACCTGTGCCAGCAGCACTGATGCCACCTGTGAGCAGGTTTGCTCTGAGGGCTGTTTCTGTGATGAAGGTTTCTTCAGGAGTGGGACAAGATGTGTCCCTGTGGAAAGCTGTGGCTGTCAATATGACGGCTTCTACTATAAC GCTGGACAGTCCTTCTGGACAGAGGGTTGCACCCAGCGATGTGAATGCCATGCGCCCAGTGACCTGCGCTGTTCTGCTGCCTCTTGCTCCTCTACACAACAGTGCACCATCAGAAATGGCCAACTGGGCTGTTTTGACGATCTGTCTACTTGCACTGTGTGGGGGGACCCACACTACATCACCTTTGACCACAAGTCCTATGATTTCCAGGGAACCTGCCGTTATGTGTTGGCGACCCTTTGTAATGAAACTGATGGGCTCCATAACTTTTCAGTAGAGGCAAAGAACGAGCCGTGGAGAGGTTCGACGGTGTCAATCACAGCTGAagtttttgtaaatgtgtggGGCTATGAAGTGCATATGTCGAGGGAGAGCCAAGGTGTGGTAAAA GTGAATGGAGTAACTAGAGACCTACCTGTTCTCTTGAATGGAAGTCATGTTTCTATCTATGGAAGTGGATCTCACACATATCTCAGTGCTGATTTTGGCCTGAGTGTCAAGTACGATGGATGGTATACAGTGTATGTCTCTGTGCCTTCAAGTTACAG AGGGAAAACATGTGGACTTTGTGGAAATTTCAATGGCAACCCAAATGATGAGTTCCACGACCCAACTGGAAGGATGGTCAGCACTCCAGATGAGTTTGGAAGAGCTTGGAAAGTGGAAGGCGACTACACCTGCAGTGATGGGTGTGGCTCCTCCTGCCCAGAGTGTACCAATGAGCTTCCAGCCAGAGCCCATTGTGAGGTGATTCAGGCAGCTGACGGCCCCCTCAGCTTCTGCCACAACCACGTGGACCCAGCAACATATTTCAGGAGCTGTGTTTTCGATGTTTGTGTAGCCGGTATTGATTCCCTGTGCGGAGCCATTCAAACATATGTCAGTGCCTGTCAATCTGCTAATGTTCGAATCTACCCTTGGAGACAAAACACTACCTGCA GACTTGACTGTCCAGCCAACAGTCATTATGAGTTGTGTGGTACAGACTGTGGCCACACCTGTGCCAGCAGCACTGATGCCACCTGTGAGCAGGTTTGCTCTGAGGGCTGTTTCTGTGATGAAGGTTTCTTCAGGAGTGGGACAAGATGTGTCCCTGTGGAAAGCTGTGGCTGTCAATATGACGGCTTCTACTATAAC GCTGGACAGTCCTTCTGGACAGAGGGTTGCACCCAGCGATGTGAATGCCATGCGCCCAGTGACCTGCGCTGTTCTGCTGCCTCTTGCTCCTCTACACAACAGTGCACCATCAGAAATGGCCAACTGGGCTGTTTTGACGATCTGTCTACTTGCACTGTGTGGGGGGACCCACACTACATCACCTTTGACCACAAGTCCTATGATTTCCAGGGAACCTGCCGTTATGTGTTGGCGACCCTTTGTAATGAAACTGATGGGCTCCATAACTTTTCAGTGGAGGCAAAGAACGAGCCGTGGAGAGGTTCGACGGTGTCAATCACAGCTGAagtttttgtaaatgtgtggGGCTATGAAGTGCATATGTCGAGGGAGAGCCAAGGTGTGGTAAAA GTGAATGGAGTAACTAGAGACCTACCTGTTCTCTTGAATGGAAGTCATGTTTCTATCTATGGAAGTGGATCTCACACGTATCTCAGTGCTGATTTTGGCCTGAGTGTCAAGTACGATGGATGGTATACAGTGTATGTCTCTGTGCCTTCAAGTTACAG AGGGAAAACATGTGGACTTTGTGGAAATTTCAATGGCAACCCAAATGATGAGTTCCACGACCCAACTGGAAGGATGGTCAGCACTCCAGATGAGTTTGGAAGAGCTTGGAAAGTGGAAGGCGACTACACCTGCAGTGATGGGTGTGGCTCCTCCTGCCCAGAGTGTACCAATGAGCTTCCAGCCAGAGCCCATTGTGAGGTGATTCAGGCAGCTGACGGCCCCCTCAGCTTCTGCCACAACCACGTGGACCCAGCAACATATTTCAGGAGCTGTGTTTTCGATGTTTGTGTAGCCGGTATTGATTCCCTGTGCGGAGCCATTCAAACATATGTCAGTGCCTGTCAATCTGCTAATGTTCGAATCTACCCTTGGAGACAAAACACTACCTGCA GACTTGACTGTCCAGCCAACAGTCATTATGAGTTGTGTGGTACAGACTGTGGCCACACCTGTGCCAGCAGCACTGATGCCACCTGTGAGCAGGTTTGCTCTGAGGGCTGTTTCTGTGATGAAGGTTTCTTCAGGAGTGGGACAAGATGTGTCCCTGTGGAAAGCTGTGGCTGTCAATATGACGGCTTCTACTATACC GCTGGACAGTCCTTCTGGACAGAGGGTTGCACCCAGCGATGTGAATGCTATTCGCCCAGTGACCTGCGCTGTTCTGCTGCCTCTTGCTCCCCTACACAACAGTGCACCATCAGAAATGGCCAACTGGGCTGTTTTGACGATCTGTCTACTTGCACTGTGTGGGGGGACCCACACTACATCACCTTTGATGGGGCACTGGCTCATTTCCAGGGCACATGCTCTTACATCATCACTGAGAGTGTGAGCCACAGCGACAGTGACACACAGTTTCAGGTAGTAGCCACTAATAATCACAGAGGCAACAACCGTGTGTCGTTTGTATCAGCCGTGGACATATACCTCTCAAATCAGGCAGAGAGTGTGACTGTCAGGATTGGACCCAACAAAAAAGTGAAG GTAAATGGAAATGCAGCGTCTCTTCCAACCACTGTAGGAACATTAGCTGAGGTGGTAAGAGAGGGAAGCTACATAGTGGTCGATGCCATTGACTTGATCGTCCAGTTTGATGGCCAGAGCACTTTACTGGTCAGATTGGGCCAACATTGTCAACATAGAGTCACTGGGATGTGTGGAAACTTCAACAACAATCCTGCAGATGACAAAGTCTTGCCCAATGGCACAATGGCACGGAACGACAATCAGTTCGGACACAGCTGGAAGTCAAACACAAGCCAACCAGG ATGTGGATCTACAGATGATGAGCCTGTTGATGGACCCAACGACTGTCCCTTTAGGGAGGAATACTCTGAGCTCTGTAGTGTCATCACCAACAGTAACGGTCCATTCAGTGATTGTCACCTGCACTCCAACCCACAGCCATTTTTCACCTCCTGTGTCTATGACCTGTGCCTCTCCACTCCAGCCAATAATATGTTGTGTACCACAGTCTCAGCCTATGAGAGAACATGCTCTATTTTGGGGTTAAACATCTCTGAATGGCGCTCCACTTTGCAATGTG TTGACCAGTTTGTGTGCCGCACTGAGGGCATTGCAGACATTGTGATCCTAGTGGACGGCTCGGGGAGTATCGGTCGCCTCAACTTCCGGCTAGTGCGCATGTTCTTGGAGAATCTGGTCAATGCCTTTGATGTTGGCATCAATACGACAAGGATAG GTCTGGTTCAGTACAGTGGTGATCCCAGGATAGAGTGGCATCTAAATGCTTTCTCCACAAAAGATGCCGTCATTGATGCCATTAAGAATCTGCCATACAAAGGAGGAGGCACTCTCACAG GCCTTGCGTTGTCCTATGTCATGGAGAACAGCTTCAAGCCTGAGGCTGGCTCACGAATGGGGGTACCCAAGATTGGGATCATCATCACGGACGGGCAGTCCGGCGACGATGTCATACCTCCTTCGGAGAGCCTGCGCAATGCTGGAGTTGAGCTGTTTGCTGTTG GTGTGAATAATGCTAATGAGGACGAGCTGCACTCCATCGCCTCAGACCCTGACATCAATCACGTCTACAACGTGGCCGACTTCAACGCCATTAGCTCCATTGTAGAGGGTCTGACCAAGACTGTGTGTGAGCAAGTGGAGCTGCAAGACAAGGACATCAAAGAGA AGTGTAAAGAGCTGGACTGCACAGAGTATGAGAGGTGTGGTGAGCAGGATGGTGTGTACGGCTGCTTCTGTGATGAACACTATTCTCGGCCCAACAATGAGAGCTATG ACTCATCGATCACTTGTGCCAATAGTTCAGGCACCTTGTCTCTGTCACGCTGCCAGCTGTTTGAAGCTGGCTTCCATCCCAGCGCCCTCCATCTCCGAGATGACTCCTGCAATGGGACTATCCAGGACGGACGACTggtgttccacttcaacaatgaCGACCAGCTGTGTGGGACAGTTCTAAGG AGCAATGGGACCCACTTCCTCTATGAGAACACCATCCAGGGCGACCAAGGCCTAGACCTTAAGCTGGTTTTCTGCTGTATATACCCTCTGACTCAGGCCCTTTCTATGGATCTAGGCATCAACCCCATAGAGAG caTTGCAAAGAAGAAGCTTCCATCAGGACTGGGTCACTATCAAATGAGGATTATCCCTTTCCAGGATGCTGGCTTCCTGTTCCCCCTGAGCAGTAGCAGTAACATAGAAATTGAAATTGACCAGAGGTTGTATGTGGAGGTGCGGACAGAAGGAGTCGATGAACGACAGATCTCCACCATTGTGGACTCTTGTTGGGCGACACCGGTCAACAATGCCAGTTACCCTGTCCGCCGGGATCTCATCGTTGGACA GTGTCCTAGCCCATCAGATGGCACAGTAGAGATCATTCAGAATGGCAATTCCACTGTGGCCCGATTCTCCTTCGAGATTTTCATCTTTACCAAATTTCCAtccatctacctgcactgccaGGCCCATTTGTGTCTTCTGAAATACAACAACTGTGCGGCT CGTTGCGACCCCTTTCACAACAGAGTCCAAAGAGATGTATCCTACCATGATTCTGTAATGCTCACACTTGGACCTTTGGTCGCTATGCCAGGAAAATACACG ACAAAATGA